Proteins found in one Nocardia brasiliensis ATCC 700358 genomic segment:
- a CDS encoding MMPL family transporter — MSVYLYRWGKFAFRHKWLVLPIWIALFLVLGGLGTQLKEPMSDDFSMPNLPSERATQILDQHFPGMSAAFKFDAVTGTYVIGAPPGQKLTDPANRQAIDALLDKLNQLDIVDHSKPITNPLTATEQLGCLVAQPDPAKCSGAPLNVLNKTEPETVAFFSVPFTIKEFTEITADNRKAAYDVADQARAAGLTVEMSGTIAMEQQAPSGKSELIGMAVALVVMIVAFGAIVAAFVPIITAIVGLSAATSLIFLGTAFLSIPSFTTFLASMIGIALSIDYALFIVSRYKHELAVQDSPEEAAGTALGTAGSAVVFAGLTVIIALVGLAIVGVRFLTFMGLGGAVAAGFAVLTAITLMPALLGAFGRFLFKPKLPVIAQHDPEDDDSVTNGMRFAQLIGKAPAVALILSVVVLGLLALPAVHMNLGLPGEDSMPKTSTVRKAYELRTSGFGEGSNGVLQIAVDLTGVAPDKRIDALNSLRSELASYPDMDYVTEPQLSQDGQGALINGVPKSGPNDQTTKDLVRDARDAEGRLEAEYGMKYGITGTTAIYADIDHVLLSKIVPYMAIVAGAAFVLLILVFRSILVPLTGALGFLLSMAATFGATVLIFQEGKLGLIQDPRAIVSFLPIMLIGLVFGLAMDYQVFLVTRMREEYVHGKPPKEAMISGYHHGARVVTSAAVIMISVFGSFLLEADVTAKMMGFALAAGVLFDAFLVRMVLIPSLLALLGKWAWWMPAWLDKIVPDIDVEGAKLFALRGQEHPSTAKQPVG, encoded by the coding sequence GTGTCCGTGTATCTATACCGGTGGGGAAAGTTCGCCTTCCGGCACAAGTGGCTGGTACTGCCCATCTGGATCGCCCTGTTCCTGGTGCTCGGCGGGCTCGGCACCCAGCTGAAGGAGCCGATGAGCGACGACTTCAGCATGCCGAACCTGCCCTCGGAACGGGCGACGCAGATTCTCGACCAGCACTTCCCCGGTATGTCTGCGGCTTTCAAATTCGACGCCGTCACGGGAACCTATGTGATCGGCGCTCCGCCCGGGCAGAAGCTCACCGACCCGGCCAACCGGCAGGCCATCGACGCGCTGCTGGACAAGCTGAACCAGCTCGACATCGTCGACCACAGCAAGCCGATCACCAACCCGCTCACGGCCACCGAGCAGCTGGGCTGCCTGGTCGCCCAGCCGGACCCGGCCAAATGCAGCGGCGCACCGCTGAACGTGCTCAACAAGACCGAGCCCGAGACCGTCGCCTTCTTCAGCGTCCCGTTCACCATCAAGGAATTCACCGAGATCACCGCCGACAACCGCAAGGCGGCCTACGACGTGGCCGATCAGGCGCGCGCCGCCGGATTGACGGTGGAGATGAGCGGCACGATCGCGATGGAGCAGCAGGCGCCCAGCGGCAAGTCCGAGCTCATCGGCATGGCGGTGGCGCTGGTCGTGATGATCGTGGCGTTCGGCGCGATCGTCGCCGCCTTCGTGCCGATCATCACCGCGATCGTCGGGCTCAGCGCCGCCACCTCGCTGATCTTCCTCGGCACCGCGTTCCTGTCGATCCCGAGTTTCACCACCTTCCTCGCCTCGATGATCGGCATCGCGCTGTCCATCGACTACGCGCTGTTCATCGTCTCGCGCTATAAACACGAACTCGCAGTACAAGATTCACCCGAAGAAGCCGCGGGCACCGCACTCGGCACCGCCGGCTCGGCGGTGGTGTTCGCCGGACTGACGGTCATCATCGCCTTGGTCGGACTGGCCATTGTGGGCGTGCGGTTCCTGACCTTCATGGGTCTCGGCGGCGCGGTCGCCGCCGGCTTCGCGGTGCTCACCGCGATCACCCTGATGCCCGCCCTGCTCGGCGCGTTCGGCCGGTTCCTGTTCAAGCCGAAGCTGCCGGTCATCGCGCAGCACGACCCGGAAGACGACGACTCGGTCACCAACGGCATGCGCTTCGCCCAGCTCATCGGCAAGGCGCCCGCGGTGGCGCTGATCCTGAGCGTGGTGGTGCTCGGCCTGCTCGCCCTGCCCGCGGTGCACATGAATCTCGGGCTCCCCGGCGAGGACAGCATGCCGAAGACCTCGACCGTCCGGAAGGCCTACGAACTGCGCACGTCCGGGTTCGGCGAGGGCAGCAACGGCGTACTGCAGATCGCCGTCGATCTCACCGGGGTCGCGCCGGACAAACGCATCGACGCGTTGAACTCGTTGCGCTCGGAGCTCGCCTCGTACCCGGATATGGACTACGTGACCGAGCCGCAGCTGAGCCAGGACGGACAGGGCGCGCTGATCAACGGCGTACCCAAGTCGGGACCGAACGACCAGACCACCAAGGACCTGGTCCGGGACGCGCGCGACGCCGAAGGCAGGCTCGAGGCGGAATACGGGATGAAATACGGCATCACCGGTACCACCGCGATCTACGCCGATATCGACCATGTGCTGCTCAGCAAGATCGTGCCGTACATGGCCATCGTCGCGGGCGCGGCGTTCGTGCTGCTGATTCTGGTGTTCCGCTCGATCCTGGTGCCGCTCACCGGCGCGCTCGGCTTCCTGCTCTCCATGGCGGCCACCTTCGGTGCGACCGTGCTGATCTTCCAGGAGGGCAAGCTCGGCCTGATCCAGGACCCGCGCGCGATCGTCAGCTTCCTGCCGATCATGTTGATCGGCTTGGTATTCGGCCTCGCGATGGACTATCAGGTCTTCCTGGTGACCCGCATGCGCGAGGAATACGTGCACGGCAAGCCACCCAAGGAGGCGATGATCAGCGGCTACCACCACGGCGCGCGGGTGGTCACCTCCGCGGCGGTCATCATGATCTCGGTGTTCGGCTCGTTCCTGCTGGAGGCCGATGTCACCGCGAAGATGATGGGTTTCGCGCTCGCGGCGGGCGTGCTGTTCGACGCGTTCCTGGTCCGGATGGTGCTGATTCCGTCGCTGCTCGCCTTGCTGGGCAAGTGGGCGTGGTGGATGCCGGCCTGGCTGGACAAGATCGTGCCGGATATCGATGTGGAGGGCGCCAAACTGTTCGCGTTGCGCGGGCAAGAGCACCCGAGCACCGCGAAACAGCCGGTCGGCTGA
- a CDS encoding MMPL family transporter, which translates to MSVYLYRWGKFAFRRKWIVLPVWLLLFLLLGGLGAQLSKPMSNDFSMPDLPSARANDILDKHFPGASAAFKFDAVTGTYVIGAPAGQKLTDPANRAALDAFIAKLGELDIVDHSKPVMNPVEAAEKMGCLANPDPATCSGAPLNVLSKTAPDSVAVLNVPFTIKKFTDVTDKERDAAYAVASDARNAGLDVEMSGSIAMKQQAPSGKSEMIGMGVALIVMIVAFGAIVAAFVPIVTAIVGLGAATSLIMLGTSAIEIPSFTTFLASMIGIALSIDYALFIVSRYKHELAVQDSPEEAAGTALGTAGSAVVFAGLTVIIALAGLSIVGVQFLTFMGLGGAIAAGFAVLTAITLMPALLGAFGRFLFKPKLPLIAKHDPEDDNSVTMGMRFGRLIGKAPWVALILSVVVLGALAAPAAGLNLGLPGDDSQPKTSTIRKAYELRTAGFGEGSNGVLNVAADLSNVPVEVRETAVKALRDKLAAYPGMDYVTAPKWSEDKQGVLLDGVPKSGPNNQATKDLVSDARDAEAQLKAEFGVEYGITGSTAIYADVDHVLLGKIVPYLAIVAGAAFVLLILVFRSILVPLTAALGFLLSMAATFGATVLIFQQGKFGLIEDPHPLVSFLPIMLIGLVFGLAMDYQVFLVTRMREEFVKGKSPTEAVVAGYHHGARVVTSAAVIMISVFGSFLLETDVTAKSFGFALAAGVLFDAFIVRMILIPSLLVLMGKWGWWMPKWLDRILPDIDVEGTKLRELQQRSATPAKEPVAVS; encoded by the coding sequence GTGTCCGTGTATCTATACAGATGGGGGAAGTTCGCCTTCCGCCGGAAATGGATCGTGCTACCCGTCTGGCTGCTGCTGTTCTTGCTGCTCGGCGGACTCGGCGCGCAGCTGAGCAAGCCGATGAGCAATGACTTCAGCATGCCGGATCTGCCCTCGGCACGCGCCAACGACATTCTGGACAAGCACTTTCCCGGCGCTTCGGCCGCCTTCAAATTCGACGCGGTCACCGGCACGTATGTGATCGGTGCGCCCGCGGGACAGAAACTCACCGACCCGGCCAACCGCGCCGCGCTCGACGCGTTCATCGCCAAGCTCGGCGAACTCGACATCGTCGATCACAGCAAGCCGGTCATGAATCCGGTCGAGGCCGCCGAGAAGATGGGCTGCCTGGCCAACCCCGACCCCGCGACCTGCAGCGGCGCACCGCTGAACGTGCTCAGCAAGACCGCACCCGACTCGGTCGCGGTGCTGAACGTGCCGTTCACCATCAAGAAGTTCACCGACGTCACCGACAAGGAGCGCGACGCCGCGTACGCCGTGGCCTCCGACGCGCGCAATGCCGGGCTCGACGTCGAGATGAGCGGCTCGATCGCGATGAAGCAGCAGGCGCCCAGCGGTAAGTCCGAGATGATCGGCATGGGCGTCGCGCTGATCGTGATGATCGTGGCGTTCGGCGCGATCGTCGCCGCCTTCGTGCCGATCGTGACCGCGATCGTCGGCCTCGGTGCGGCCACCTCGCTGATCATGCTGGGCACCTCGGCGATCGAGATCCCCAGCTTCACCACCTTCCTCGCCTCGATGATCGGCATCGCGCTGTCCATCGACTACGCGCTGTTCATCGTCTCGCGCTACAAACACGAACTCGCAGTACAGGATTCGCCTGAAGAAGCAGCCGGAACCGCACTCGGCACCGCCGGCTCGGCCGTGGTGTTCGCCGGTCTCACGGTGATCATCGCGCTCGCCGGGTTGAGCATCGTCGGCGTGCAGTTCCTGACCTTCATGGGTCTGGGTGGCGCCATCGCCGCCGGGTTCGCGGTGCTCACCGCGATCACCCTGATGCCCGCGCTGCTCGGCGCGTTCGGCCGGTTCCTGTTCAAGCCCAAGCTGCCGCTCATCGCCAAGCACGACCCCGAAGACGACAACTCCGTCACCATGGGCATGCGCTTCGGCCGGTTGATCGGCAAGGCGCCGTGGGTCGCGTTGATCCTGAGCGTCGTGGTGCTCGGTGCGCTCGCCGCACCGGCCGCCGGACTGAACCTCGGCCTGCCCGGTGACGACAGCCAGCCGAAGACCTCGACCATCCGCAAGGCCTACGAGCTGCGCACCGCCGGGTTCGGCGAGGGCAGCAACGGCGTGCTGAACGTGGCGGCCGACCTGTCCAACGTGCCGGTCGAGGTCAGGGAGACCGCGGTCAAGGCGTTGCGGGACAAGCTCGCCGCCTACCCCGGCATGGACTACGTGACCGCGCCCAAGTGGAGCGAGGACAAGCAGGGCGTGCTGCTCGACGGCGTGCCGAAGTCCGGTCCGAACAACCAGGCCACCAAGGATCTGGTGAGCGACGCCCGCGACGCGGAAGCGCAGCTGAAAGCCGAATTCGGGGTGGAGTACGGCATCACGGGCAGCACGGCGATCTACGCCGATGTCGACCACGTGCTGCTCGGCAAGATCGTGCCGTACCTGGCGATCGTCGCCGGCGCCGCATTCGTGCTGCTGATCCTGGTGTTCCGCTCGATCCTGGTGCCGCTGACCGCGGCGCTCGGCTTCCTGCTCTCGATGGCGGCCACCTTCGGCGCCACGGTGCTGATCTTCCAGCAGGGCAAGTTCGGCCTGATCGAGGACCCGCATCCGCTGGTCAGCTTCCTGCCGATCATGTTGATCGGCTTGGTGTTCGGCCTCGCGATGGACTACCAGGTGTTCCTGGTGACCCGCATGCGCGAAGAGTTCGTCAAGGGCAAGTCGCCGACCGAGGCGGTCGTCGCCGGTTATCACCACGGTGCCCGCGTGGTGACCTCGGCCGCGGTCATCATGATCTCGGTGTTCGGCTCGTTCCTGCTGGAAACCGACGTGACGGCGAAGTCGTTCGGTTTCGCGCTGGCGGCGGGCGTGCTGTTCGACGCCTTCATCGTCCGGATGATCCTGATCCCGTCGCTGCTGGTGCTGATGGGCAAGTGGGGCTGGTGGATGCCGAAGTGGCTGGACCGGATCCTGCCCGATATCGACGTGGAGGGCACCAAGCTGCGCGAGTTGCAGCAGCGCTCGGCCACCCCGGCGAAGGAACCGGTCGCCGTCAGCTGA
- a CDS encoding TetR/AcrR family transcriptional regulator translates to MAARSTPDGIVAGRGTKSAIRDAAVKLFGDKGFEQTSLREVADAVGITKASLYYHYASKLELLHAIIDPIIDHLRSVVVDIEQRPHDPDTIRDVLRVYLRGMVSHRDAGALVLRDTVTIVNAVADRHPDLVDDDQALREWLAGPDPTDEAKLRASAALAMLGVALMSKEFAPGADDGLVEATLLDAATCVLTARDCA, encoded by the coding sequence ATGGCTGCCCGTTCCACCCCCGACGGCATTGTCGCTGGTCGGGGCACCAAATCCGCGATACGCGATGCCGCGGTGAAGCTTTTCGGCGACAAAGGATTCGAACAGACGAGTCTGCGCGAGGTCGCCGATGCGGTGGGAATCACAAAGGCATCGCTCTACTATCACTACGCTTCCAAGCTCGAATTACTGCACGCCATCATCGATCCGATCATCGACCACCTGCGCTCGGTCGTCGTCGACATAGAGCAGCGCCCGCACGACCCCGACACCATCCGGGACGTGCTGCGGGTCTACCTGCGCGGCATGGTGTCGCACCGCGACGCCGGCGCGCTGGTGCTGCGCGACACCGTGACGATCGTCAACGCGGTCGCCGACCGGCATCCCGATCTCGTCGACGACGACCAGGCGCTGCGTGAATGGCTGGCCGGCCCGGACCCGACCGACGAGGCCAAGCTGCGCGCGAGCGCGGCGCTGGCGATGCTCGGGGTTGCGTTGATGTCCAAGGAGTTCGCGCCGGGCGCCGACGACGGCCTGGTGGAAGCCACGTTGCTGGACGCGGCGACGTGCGTACTCACCGCGCGAGATTGCGCGTAG
- a CDS encoding RrF2 family transcriptional regulator yields MHITAKVDYAVRTLLEIARASQLSQAPSGPTPAIPAAPVVKADAIATAQGIPPKVLETVLSDLRRAELVISRRGPDGGYWLARPAAEISIADVIRAIEGPLASVRGERPEDVTYSGAAESLQRVWIALRVNIRAVLENVSIDDIADGRLPGFIDALTEDAGAWARRERPLNQT; encoded by the coding sequence GTGCACATCACCGCGAAGGTCGACTACGCGGTGCGGACGTTGCTCGAGATCGCCCGCGCATCGCAGCTGAGTCAGGCCCCGTCGGGGCCCACCCCCGCTATACCGGCGGCGCCGGTCGTCAAGGCGGACGCGATCGCGACCGCGCAGGGCATCCCGCCCAAGGTGCTCGAGACCGTGCTCAGCGACCTGCGCCGCGCCGAACTCGTGATCAGCAGGCGCGGGCCGGACGGCGGCTACTGGCTGGCCCGCCCGGCCGCCGAGATCTCCATCGCCGACGTGATCCGCGCGATCGAGGGGCCGCTCGCGTCGGTGCGTGGCGAGCGGCCGGAGGACGTGACCTATTCTGGCGCTGCCGAATCTTTGCAACGCGTGTGGATTGCGCTGCGCGTGAATATTCGTGCGGTACTGGAAAATGTGTCGATCGATGACATAGCCGACGGTAGGCTGCCTGGGTTCATTGATGCGCTCACCGAGGACGCGGGCGCATGGGCGCGCAGGGAGCGTCCGCTGAATCAGACCTAG
- a CDS encoding ABC transporter ATP-binding protein gives MLIRLLRTYLYPYRTQLAGVVVLQLISVIAMLYLPSLNADLIDNGVTKGDIGYIWSTGLRMLAVTGVQIVASACSVYLGALAAMSAGRDLRGALLHRVGTFSAREVGMFGAPSLITRNTNDIQQVQLLIAMSATILVMAPIMCIGGIIMALREDFSLSWLLLIAVPVLGLSMAFIISRMVPGFRDMQTRIDEVNRVLREQITGIRVVRAFVRERQETWRFGVANNELTETALRVGRLMALMFPTVMLISNLTAVAVIWFGGKAVDEGTMQIGSLTAMLSYIMQILMAVMMASFLAMMAPRAAVSADRIGEVLETESSVVPPKLPQPFAGDPADVEFQFAEFAFPGAEKPVLKAIRFHVKPGTTTAIVGSTGSGKTTLLNLIPRLMDVTDGAVYLGGTDVRHVDLELLRAQVGLIPQKAYLFSGTVASNLRYGNPDATDEELWRCLEIAQAADFVREMPQGLETPIAQGGTTVSGGQRQRLAIARALVKAPRVYLFDDSFSALDVATDARLRDALRPVTKDASVIIVAQRITTIRDADQIVVLEDGEMAGVGSHEQLMRDCKEYQEIVASQLSAEEVR, from the coding sequence ATGCTGATCCGACTGCTTCGTACCTATCTGTACCCCTACCGCACCCAGCTGGCCGGGGTCGTTGTGCTGCAGCTGATCTCGGTGATCGCGATGCTGTATCTACCGAGCCTCAACGCCGACCTCATCGACAACGGAGTGACCAAGGGCGATATCGGCTACATCTGGAGCACCGGACTGCGCATGCTCGCGGTCACCGGCGTGCAGATCGTCGCCTCGGCCTGCTCGGTGTATCTCGGCGCGCTCGCGGCGATGAGCGCGGGCCGCGACCTGCGCGGCGCGCTGCTGCACCGGGTCGGCACTTTCTCCGCGCGCGAAGTCGGCATGTTCGGCGCACCATCGCTGATCACCCGCAACACCAACGACATTCAGCAGGTGCAGCTGCTCATCGCGATGTCGGCGACCATCCTGGTGATGGCGCCGATCATGTGCATCGGCGGCATCATCATGGCGCTGCGCGAGGACTTCAGCCTGTCCTGGCTGCTGCTCATCGCGGTGCCGGTGCTCGGTCTGTCGATGGCCTTCATCATCAGCCGGATGGTGCCCGGCTTCCGGGACATGCAGACCCGCATCGACGAGGTGAACCGGGTACTGCGCGAACAGATCACCGGCATCCGGGTGGTCCGCGCTTTCGTCCGGGAACGTCAGGAGACCTGGCGTTTCGGGGTCGCCAACAACGAACTCACCGAGACCGCGCTGCGCGTGGGCAGACTGATGGCGTTGATGTTCCCGACGGTGATGCTGATCAGCAACCTGACCGCGGTCGCGGTGATCTGGTTCGGCGGCAAGGCCGTCGACGAGGGCACCATGCAGATCGGCTCGCTCACCGCGATGCTGTCCTACATCATGCAGATCCTGATGGCCGTCATGATGGCCTCGTTCCTGGCCATGATGGCGCCGCGCGCCGCCGTCTCGGCCGACCGGATCGGCGAGGTGCTCGAGACCGAATCGTCGGTGGTGCCACCGAAACTGCCGCAGCCGTTCGCGGGTGACCCGGCCGACGTCGAATTCCAGTTCGCCGAATTCGCCTTCCCGGGCGCGGAGAAGCCGGTGCTCAAAGCCATTCGCTTCCACGTGAAACCGGGCACCACCACCGCGATCGTCGGCTCGACCGGTTCCGGTAAGACCACGCTGCTCAACCTCATTCCGCGGTTGATGGATGTCACCGACGGCGCGGTGTACCTCGGCGGCACCGATGTCCGGCACGTCGATCTGGAACTGCTGCGCGCGCAGGTCGGGCTGATTCCGCAGAAGGCATACCTGTTCTCCGGCACGGTCGCCAGCAACCTGCGCTACGGCAACCCCGACGCCACCGACGAGGAACTGTGGCGCTGTCTGGAGATCGCGCAGGCCGCCGACTTCGTGCGGGAGATGCCGCAGGGCTTGGAAACGCCGATCGCGCAGGGCGGCACCACGGTGTCGGGCGGCCAGCGCCAGCGGCTCGCGATCGCACGGGCGCTGGTGAAGGCGCCGCGCGTCTACCTGTTCGACGACTCGTTCTCCGCGCTCGACGTGGCGACCGACGCCCGGCTGCGCGACGCGCTGCGCCCGGTGACCAAGGACGCCTCGGTCATCATCGTGGCCCAGCGCATCACGACCATTCGCGACGCGGACCAGATCGTGGTGCTCGAAGACGGCGAGATGGCCGGTGTCGGCAGCCATGAGCAGCTGATGCGCGACTGCAAGGAATATCAGGAGATCGTCGCATCCCAGCTGAGCGCGGAGGAGGTTCGATGA
- a CDS encoding ABC transporter ATP-binding protein, with amino-acid sequence MRPGMPGPGAPDAKAKSFGPSLKRLLRRLAPEKKYVWAVVVLAIASVVLNTLGPYMLGKATNLVFDGVVGKQLKFPPGTTKEQAVEFLRSRGDSTFADMLSSMDVVPGVGVDFDAVGRVLMVVLALYVGAALFGWLQAFLLNIVINRTVKRLRSDIEDKIHRLPLRYFDSQPRGDVLSRVTNDVDNVSQSLQQTMSQLIVSVFTVIGILGMMFWISWLLALIALLTVPAAIIVTAQIAKRSKPHFVDQWKYTGVVNAQVEEAYTGHEIVTAFGRSREVGQEFDQRNEQLYQSSFKAQFISGLIMPAIMFLGNVNFVLVALVGGLRVATGQLSLGEVQAFIQYSRQFSQPLTQIGAMANLLQSGVASAERIFEILDAEEESPDPAQPDVRPVDRGEVEFEGISFRYDPEKPVIERLSLIAEPGHVIAIVGPTGAGKTTLVNLLMRFYELDSGTITIDGVDITRITRDHLRSRIGMVLQDTWLFKGTIRENIAYGSPTAGEEDILAAARAAYVDRFVHALPEGYDTIIDEEGSGVSAGEKQLITIARAFLAKPSILILDEATSSVDTRTELLVQHATAALRRDRTSFVIAHRLSTIRDADLIVVMEAGRIVEHGTHERLLEERGPYYRLYNAQFAAAAADA; translated from the coding sequence ATGAGGCCAGGAATGCCCGGTCCGGGTGCGCCGGACGCCAAGGCGAAATCGTTCGGACCGTCACTGAAGCGCCTGCTGCGCAGGCTCGCACCGGAAAAGAAGTACGTCTGGGCCGTCGTCGTGCTCGCCATCGCCTCGGTGGTGCTGAACACCCTCGGGCCGTACATGCTCGGCAAAGCCACCAACCTGGTCTTCGACGGGGTCGTGGGCAAGCAGCTGAAGTTCCCGCCGGGCACCACCAAGGAGCAGGCGGTCGAGTTCCTGCGGTCCAGGGGTGACAGCACTTTCGCCGACATGTTGAGTTCGATGGATGTGGTGCCGGGCGTCGGCGTCGATTTCGACGCGGTCGGCCGGGTGCTCATGGTGGTGCTCGCGCTGTACGTCGGCGCCGCGCTGTTCGGCTGGCTGCAGGCCTTCCTGCTGAACATCGTCATCAACCGCACGGTGAAGCGGCTGCGCAGCGACATCGAGGACAAGATCCATCGACTTCCGTTGCGCTACTTCGATTCTCAGCCGCGCGGCGACGTGCTCAGCCGGGTCACCAACGACGTGGACAACGTGTCGCAGAGCCTGCAGCAGACCATGAGCCAGCTGATCGTCTCGGTGTTCACCGTGATCGGCATCCTCGGCATGATGTTCTGGATCTCCTGGCTGCTCGCCCTGATCGCGCTGCTCACGGTGCCCGCGGCGATCATCGTCACCGCGCAGATCGCCAAGCGGTCCAAACCGCACTTCGTGGATCAGTGGAAGTACACCGGCGTGGTGAACGCCCAGGTCGAGGAGGCCTACACCGGCCACGAGATCGTCACCGCGTTCGGCCGCAGCCGCGAGGTCGGGCAGGAGTTCGACCAGCGCAACGAGCAGCTCTACCAGTCGAGTTTCAAGGCGCAGTTCATCTCCGGTCTGATCATGCCCGCGATCATGTTCCTCGGAAACGTGAACTTCGTGCTGGTGGCGCTGGTCGGCGGCCTGCGGGTCGCGACCGGTCAGCTCTCGCTCGGCGAGGTGCAGGCGTTCATCCAGTACTCGCGCCAGTTCAGCCAGCCGCTCACCCAGATCGGCGCGATGGCCAACCTGCTGCAATCCGGTGTCGCCTCGGCCGAACGGATCTTCGAGATCCTCGACGCCGAGGAGGAGAGCCCCGATCCGGCGCAGCCCGACGTTCGCCCGGTGGATCGCGGCGAGGTCGAGTTCGAGGGCATCTCCTTCCGCTACGACCCGGAAAAGCCGGTGATCGAACGGCTTTCGCTGATCGCCGAGCCGGGGCACGTGATCGCCATCGTCGGCCCGACCGGCGCGGGCAAGACCACACTGGTGAACCTGCTGATGCGGTTCTACGAACTGGACTCCGGCACCATCACCATCGACGGTGTCGACATCACCCGGATCACCCGTGATCACCTGCGTTCCCGGATCGGCATGGTGTTGCAGGACACCTGGTTGTTCAAGGGGACCATCCGGGAGAACATCGCCTACGGCAGCCCGACCGCCGGCGAGGAAGACATCCTCGCCGCGGCGCGCGCGGCCTACGTCGACCGGTTCGTGCACGCGTTGCCCGAGGGCTACGACACGATCATCGACGAGGAGGGTTCCGGCGTCAGCGCCGGCGAGAAGCAGCTGATCACCATCGCGCGGGCGTTCCTGGCGAAGCCGTCCATCCTGATCCTGGACGAGGCGACCAGTTCGGTCGACACCCGCACCGAACTGCTGGTGCAGCACGCGACCGCGGCCCTGCGCCGCGATCGCACCAGCTTCGTCATCGCGCACCGCCTTTCCACCATCCGCGACGCCGACCTGATCGTCGTCATGGAGGCGGGCCGCATCGTCGAACACGGCACGCACGAGCGCCTGCTCGAGGAACGCGGACCGTACTACCGCCTGTACAACGCGCAGTTCGCGGCGGCCGCCGCCGACGCGTAG